One genomic region from Vibrio cyclitrophicus encodes:
- the rnc gene encoding ribonuclease III: MNSPIDKLERKIGYQFNDADLIHLALTHRSAAGKHNERLEFLGDSILSFVIADDLYHRFPKVNEGDMSRMRATLVRGHTLAELGREFELGDYLKLGPGELKSGGFRRDSILADAVEAIIGAVYLDSDTEVVRGIILSWYQSRLDAIQPGVSQKDPKTRLQEFLQGRRNPLPVYTVTNIKGEAHNQEFTVECEVAGVDKPVIGKGTSRRKAEQAAAETALEQLSNV, encoded by the coding sequence ATGAATTCTCCAATTGATAAACTAGAGAGAAAGATTGGCTATCAGTTTAATGATGCCGATCTTATCCACTTGGCGCTGACTCACCGCAGCGCCGCAGGTAAACATAACGAACGTCTTGAGTTTCTGGGCGATTCAATTTTAAGTTTTGTTATCGCTGATGATCTTTACCACCGTTTTCCTAAGGTAAACGAAGGTGATATGAGCCGCATGCGCGCAACATTAGTACGTGGTCATACATTGGCAGAACTAGGTCGTGAATTCGAACTAGGAGATTACTTAAAATTAGGTCCAGGTGAGTTGAAGAGTGGCGGTTTCCGTCGCGATTCTATTCTAGCGGATGCTGTCGAAGCGATCATCGGTGCTGTCTATTTAGATAGTGACACCGAAGTGGTTCGCGGCATTATTTTAAGCTGGTACCAATCTCGCCTAGATGCTATTCAGCCTGGAGTATCTCAAAAAGATCCGAAAACTCGTCTACAAGAGTTTTTGCAAGGTCGAAGAAATCCTCTACCTGTCTACACAGTGACTAATATTAAAGGTGAAGCACACAACCAAGAGTTTACGGTTGAGTGTGAAGTGGCAGGTGTGGATAAACCTGTTATCGGTAAAGGCACTAGCCGCCGCAAGGCAGAACAAGCGGCTGCTGAAACAGCATTAGAGCAACTAAGCAATGTCTGA
- the rpoE gene encoding RNA polymerase sigma factor RpoE, whose protein sequence is MNEQLTDQVLIERVQSGDKQAFNLLVVKYQNKVCNLISRYVNNSGDVPDVAQEAFIKAYRAIPNFRGESAFYTWLYRIAVNTAKNHIVAQSRRPPATDVDAEDAEYYETGSALKEISNPENLTLSKELKQVVFGAIEALPEDLKTAMTLRELEGLSYEEIAEVMDCPVGTVRSRIFRAREAVEKKIKPLLQR, encoded by the coding sequence ATGAACGAGCAGCTAACCGATCAAGTGTTGATTGAGCGAGTTCAGAGTGGAGATAAGCAGGCATTTAACTTACTAGTGGTTAAGTATCAAAACAAAGTTTGTAATCTTATCTCTCGATACGTGAATAATTCCGGTGATGTACCTGATGTAGCACAAGAAGCTTTTATTAAAGCTTACCGCGCGATACCTAACTTTCGTGGCGAGAGTGCCTTCTATACATGGCTGTACCGAATTGCCGTGAACACCGCTAAAAATCATATTGTTGCCCAAAGCCGTAGGCCGCCAGCAACAGATGTAGATGCAGAAGATGCAGAATATTACGAAACAGGCAGCGCTTTAAAAGAAATATCGAACCCTGAGAACTTAACGCTGTCAAAAGAATTGAAACAAGTCGTTTTTGGAGCGATTGAAGCGTTACCAGAAGACTTAAAAACTGCAATGACGTTACGTGAGCTTGAAGGTTTGAGCTACGAAGAGATTGCAGAAGTAATGGATTGCCCTGTAGGAACCGTACGTTCGCGTATTTTCCGAGCTCGTGAAGCGGTGGAAAAGAAAATTAAGCCTCTTTTGCAACGCTAG
- the pdxJ gene encoding pyridoxine 5'-phosphate synthase — MSSILLGVNIDHIATLRNARGTKYPDPVHAAEIAERAGADGITIHLREDRRHIVDRDVRILAETIQTRMNLEMAVTDEMVQIALDTNPEFVCLVPEKREELTTEGGLDVVGQLEKIKAATEKLSAAGIKVSLFIDADREQIDAAKACGAPFIELHTGHYADAKTEEDQQDELKKIAAGASYADDLGITVNAGHGLTYHNVAPIAALPEIYELNIGHSIMGRAVFDGLNKAVADMKAVMETARNNA, encoded by the coding sequence ATGAGCTCAATCCTTTTAGGCGTTAATATCGACCATATTGCAACACTGCGTAATGCACGTGGTACTAAATACCCAGATCCAGTACACGCAGCTGAAATTGCTGAACGTGCGGGTGCAGATGGCATTACCATTCACTTGCGCGAAGATCGCCGTCATATTGTTGATCGCGATGTACGTATTCTGGCTGAAACTATTCAGACTCGTATGAATTTAGAGATGGCAGTGACGGACGAGATGGTTCAAATTGCACTCGATACTAACCCTGAGTTTGTTTGTCTGGTTCCAGAAAAGCGTGAAGAACTGACGACTGAAGGTGGCTTGGATGTGGTTGGTCAGCTTGAAAAGATCAAAGCGGCGACAGAGAAACTGTCGGCTGCTGGTATCAAAGTATCTCTGTTTATCGATGCTGACCGTGAGCAAATCGATGCGGCAAAAGCGTGTGGCGCACCGTTCATTGAACTGCACACTGGCCACTATGCTGACGCGAAAACAGAAGAAGACCAACAAGACGAACTGAAAAAAATTGCAGCAGGCGCAAGCTACGCTGATGATCTTGGTATTACAGTTAATGCAGGTCATGGTCTGACTTACCACAACGTAGCACCGATTGCGGCACTTCCAGAGATCTATGAGCTGAACATTGGCCACTCGATCATGGGACGCGCAGTCTTTGATGGTTTAAACAAAGCCGTTGCAGACATGAAAGCCGTAATGGAGACAGCACGCAACAACGCTTAG
- the lepA gene encoding translation elongation factor 4 has translation MKHIRNFSIIAHIDHGKSTLSDRLIQVCGGLSEREMAAQVLDSMDIERERGITIKAQSVTLDYKAKDGETYQLNFIDTPGHVDFSYEVSRSLAACEGALLVVDAGQGVEAQTLANCYTAIEMELEVVPILNKIDLPAAEPERVAEEIEEIVGIDAMEATRCSAKTGLGVDDVLENIVTAIPPPEGDPEAPLQALIIDSWFDNYLGVVSLVRIKNGKLKKNDKIKVMSTDQVWGVDRLGIFTPKQIDTTELNTGEVGWVVCGIKDILGAPVGDTLTLAKGGSTERLPGFQKVKPQVYAGLFPVSSDDYENFRDALGKLSLNDASLFYEPESSAALGFGFRCGFLGMLHMEIIQERLEREYDLDLITTAPTVVYEVVKTDKTVLYVDSPAKLPAVNDLEEIREPIARCNILVPSDYLGNVITLCVEKRGVQVDMVYHGNQVAVTYDLPMAEVVLDFFDRLKSTSRGYASLDYNFQRYEPSNMVRVDVLLNGETVDALAIITHKDIAQSRGRLLVEKMKEFIPRQMFDIAIQAAIGNHIIARSTVKQLRKNVIAKCYGGDISRKKKLLKKQKEGKKRMKQIGNVELPQEAFLAILHVGKD, from the coding sequence ATGAAGCACATTCGTAATTTTTCGATTATCGCCCACATCGACCACGGTAAGTCGACCCTTTCTGACCGCTTAATCCAAGTTTGTGGAGGATTAAGTGAACGTGAGATGGCAGCTCAAGTCCTCGATTCTATGGATATAGAACGCGAGCGTGGTATTACAATTAAAGCGCAGAGTGTGACTTTAGATTATAAAGCTAAAGATGGTGAAACTTACCAACTTAACTTTATCGACACTCCTGGACACGTAGACTTTTCTTACGAAGTATCTCGTTCTCTAGCAGCTTGTGAAGGCGCACTTCTTGTAGTGGATGCTGGCCAAGGTGTTGAAGCTCAGACTCTAGCTAACTGTTACACCGCGATTGAAATGGAACTGGAAGTAGTGCCAATCTTGAATAAGATTGACTTACCTGCAGCTGAACCAGAACGTGTTGCAGAAGAAATCGAAGAGATCGTTGGTATCGATGCGATGGAAGCGACTCGCTGTTCTGCGAAAACAGGTTTGGGTGTCGACGACGTTTTAGAGAACATCGTGACGGCAATCCCGCCACCGGAAGGTGATCCTGAAGCGCCGTTACAAGCACTGATCATTGACTCTTGGTTCGATAACTACCTTGGTGTTGTTTCTTTGGTTCGTATTAAAAACGGTAAACTGAAGAAGAACGACAAGATTAAAGTTATGTCGACAGACCAAGTTTGGGGTGTTGATCGTCTAGGTATCTTTACTCCTAAGCAAATCGACACCACTGAGCTAAATACTGGCGAAGTAGGTTGGGTTGTTTGTGGTATTAAAGACATCCTAGGTGCACCGGTTGGTGATACGTTGACGCTTGCTAAAGGCGGCAGCACTGAACGTCTACCTGGTTTCCAAAAAGTGAAACCTCAGGTATATGCAGGCCTATTCCCTGTATCATCTGATGACTACGAGAACTTCCGTGACGCGCTAGGCAAATTAAGCCTGAACGATGCATCGTTGTTCTACGAACCAGAAAGTTCAGCAGCACTTGGTTTTGGTTTCCGTTGTGGCTTCTTAGGAATGCTTCACATGGAGATCATTCAAGAGCGTTTAGAGCGTGAATACGACCTAGACCTAATTACGACTGCACCAACAGTAGTATATGAAGTTGTAAAAACAGATAAAACGGTTCTGTACGTTGATAGCCCGGCTAAACTGCCAGCAGTTAATGACCTAGAAGAAATTCGCGAACCAATTGCACGCTGTAATATTCTGGTACCTTCTGATTACCTAGGTAACGTAATTACACTGTGTGTTGAGAAGCGTGGCGTACAAGTCGACATGGTTTACCACGGTAACCAAGTTGCTGTGACGTATGATCTTCCTATGGCAGAAGTCGTTCTAGACTTCTTCGACCGTCTGAAGTCAACGTCTCGCGGTTACGCATCATTGGATTACAACTTCCAACGCTACGAGCCATCAAACATGGTACGTGTCGACGTATTGCTGAATGGCGAAACCGTTGATGCATTAGCGATCATTACGCATAAAGATATTGCCCAGTCTCGTGGTCGTCTACTGGTAGAGAAGATGAAAGAATTCATCCCTCGTCAGATGTTCGATATCGCGATTCAAGCAGCGATTGGTAACCACATCATTGCTCGTTCTACAGTGAAACAACTGCGTAAGAACGTAATCGCAAAATGTTATGGTGGTGATATCAGTCGTAAGAAGAAACTTCTTAAGAAACAAAAAGAAGGTAAGAAGCGTATGAAGCAGATCGGTAACGTTGAACTGCCTCAAGAAGCTTTCCTTGCAATCCTTCATGTTGGAAAAGACTAA
- the recO gene encoding DNA repair protein RecO produces MSEGLQRCFVLHRRPYSESSLILDVFSEEFGRVTLMSKGARSKRSNLKGALQPFTPLLLKWSGNGSMKTLRQAEPISLGLPLAGINLYSAMYVNELIGRVLMAEVAMPALFHDYLHALTELAHNENPEPALRRFELALLSAMGYGVDFLHCAGTGETIDPSMTYRYREQKGFIASIRRDNLTFMGDELIAISERRFITKEQLKAAKRFTRIALKPYLGGKPLKSRELFMPTIALSRARSIGK; encoded by the coding sequence TTGAGCGAAGGGTTACAGCGATGCTTTGTGTTGCACCGTCGACCATACAGTGAGTCGAGCCTGATTCTGGATGTCTTCAGTGAAGAGTTCGGTCGGGTGACGTTGATGTCTAAAGGCGCTCGAAGTAAGCGTTCCAATTTGAAAGGTGCATTGCAACCTTTTACGCCGCTACTGCTTAAGTGGTCAGGCAATGGTTCAATGAAAACGTTACGCCAAGCTGAGCCTATTAGCTTAGGGCTTCCCCTCGCCGGTATCAATCTGTATTCAGCTATGTATGTGAACGAGTTAATCGGCCGAGTATTGATGGCTGAAGTCGCCATGCCTGCCCTTTTTCACGACTATCTTCATGCTTTAACAGAACTGGCTCATAATGAGAACCCTGAGCCAGCGCTGCGTCGTTTTGAGTTGGCTCTATTATCCGCTATGGGATACGGCGTCGACTTTTTACATTGCGCGGGCACCGGTGAAACGATTGATCCTAGTATGACTTATCGCTATCGAGAACAGAAAGGTTTCATCGCTTCGATACGCAGAGATAACCTGACATTCATGGGCGATGAACTTATCGCAATCAGCGAACGTAGGTTTATCACTAAAGAGCAGTTAAAAGCGGCAAAACGCTTTACACGCATAGCCTTAAAGCCGTATCTTGGCGGCAAACCATTAAAAAGTAGAGAGCTATTTATGCCAACAATAGCTCTCTCTAGAGCACGGAGTATTGGAAAATGA
- a CDS encoding sigma-E factor negative regulatory protein, whose protein sequence is MADKEKLSALMDGETIDKALIVDLESDQESMDTWQSYHLIGDVMRGDAPETPEWNIANSVAAALDNEPAHGSMSNLHQVNLEPAVTPIEEQPKPQQAKRQLPAWLQQFGQVAVAACVSLAVVLGVQQYGGSDPAAPEQLPVLQTIPFAGSAEPVSLTRDSVEKPASEANLQEQRKRVHAMLEDYELQLRLNSDASPMQDAHLESDIE, encoded by the coding sequence ATGGCTGATAAAGAAAAGCTTTCGGCACTCATGGATGGTGAAACGATCGATAAAGCTCTCATAGTAGACCTAGAATCTGATCAAGAAAGCATGGATACCTGGCAGAGTTACCATTTAATTGGTGATGTTATGCGTGGGGATGCGCCAGAAACTCCAGAGTGGAACATTGCTAACAGTGTTGCGGCAGCGCTTGATAACGAGCCTGCTCATGGTTCAATGTCGAATCTGCACCAAGTGAATTTAGAACCGGCTGTTACTCCAATTGAAGAGCAGCCCAAACCTCAGCAAGCGAAGCGTCAGCTTCCTGCGTGGTTACAACAGTTTGGACAAGTTGCCGTGGCAGCGTGTGTTTCTCTGGCCGTTGTTCTAGGTGTTCAGCAATATGGTGGTAGCGATCCAGCAGCACCAGAACAGTTGCCTGTGCTACAAACGATTCCATTTGCGGGCTCTGCTGAACCAGTAAGCTTGACTCGTGACTCTGTTGAAAAGCCTGCATCTGAAGCTAACTTGCAAGAGCAGCGTAAACGCGTTCATGCAATGCTAGAAGATTATGAGCTACAACTAAGATTAAACAGTGATGCATCGCCAATGCAAGATGCACATCTAGAATCGGACATTGAATGA
- the lepB gene encoding signal peptidase I, whose amino-acid sequence MANTFSLILVIVTLVTGIVWTLEKFVWAKKRQQKLADVEAQSNGLDAEISAKVTAQPWWVENSVSIFPVIAFVLILRSFIYEPFQIPSGSMMPTLLVGDFILVEKYAYGLKDPVWRTQLVETGKPERGDSIVFKYPPQPNIDYIKRVVGMPGDTIRYSSRKEICIQAKGTSSCEPVKLSNVEESQFIQDGVPLIQLNEQLGDVEHQILVNPLRRDRVQAYQPRNGVNEWVVPEGQYFVMGDNRDNSADSRYWGFVPEANLVGKAVAIWISFEFERGSDSILPTWIPTGVRFNRIGGIH is encoded by the coding sequence ATGGCTAACACATTTTCGCTTATCTTAGTGATCGTAACTCTAGTAACCGGCATTGTATGGACGTTGGAAAAGTTTGTGTGGGCGAAGAAGCGCCAGCAAAAGCTTGCTGACGTTGAAGCACAATCGAATGGCCTAGACGCTGAAATCAGCGCAAAAGTTACGGCTCAGCCTTGGTGGGTTGAGAACAGTGTGTCCATTTTCCCGGTAATTGCATTTGTTTTGATCTTGCGTTCATTCATCTATGAACCGTTTCAAATCCCTTCTGGCTCGATGATGCCAACCCTTTTGGTTGGTGATTTCATCTTGGTAGAGAAGTACGCGTACGGTCTGAAAGACCCAGTATGGCGAACTCAATTGGTAGAAACAGGCAAACCAGAACGCGGTGACTCAATCGTATTTAAGTATCCACCTCAGCCGAACATTGACTACATTAAGCGTGTTGTCGGTATGCCAGGTGATACGATTCGCTACAGCAGTCGTAAAGAGATCTGTATTCAGGCGAAGGGTACAAGTAGCTGTGAACCAGTGAAACTAAGTAACGTTGAAGAAAGTCAATTTATTCAAGATGGTGTGCCTCTGATTCAGCTGAACGAACAGCTTGGAGACGTAGAGCACCAGATTTTAGTTAACCCATTACGTCGTGATCGTGTGCAAGCATATCAGCCTCGCAATGGTGTTAATGAATGGGTCGTTCCAGAAGGCCAATACTTTGTGATGGGTGATAACCGTGACAACAGTGCCGATAGCCGTTACTGGGGCTTTGTCCCTGAAGCAAACCTTGTTGGTAAGGCTGTTGCTATTTGGATCAGCTTCGAATTCGAACGCGGTTCAGACAGTATACTTCCAACATGGATTCCTACTGGTGTGCGTTTTAATCGCATCGGTGGGATTCATTAA
- the rseB gene encoding sigma-E factor regulatory protein RseB produces MKKILVSALTLFSLMSPTAFAEETTAKALLHQMNEASQHLNYELSYILIKKSSIEPLVYRHAVKDDQQLAHLVYLSGPVREVIRRGNEVSYIEPGTEPFTIQSGSMVAPVIPMINRDIESLNQFYDFVKVGRSREAGSTTQVLRVVPKDGLRYSYVVWVDEKTSLPLRADLLDRDGEVLEQYRTISFVVSDKIAEAMGGLNQAQLPKVLSLPEGLVSETNWQAAWIPEGFKSKELSRYQMAATDKMVESQLFSDGLFSFSVYIADKDEHSLKGQLVRQGRRTLHSLVIGDKEISVVGDIPPATAKRVAQSVTFNKQVSTQ; encoded by the coding sequence ATGAAGAAAATCCTGGTCAGTGCACTGACACTGTTCAGCTTGATGTCTCCAACAGCCTTTGCAGAGGAAACTACTGCAAAGGCATTGTTACATCAAATGAACGAGGCCAGTCAGCATCTAAATTACGAACTCTCCTACATATTGATAAAGAAGAGCAGTATCGAACCTCTGGTTTATCGACATGCAGTTAAAGACGACCAACAACTTGCACACCTTGTTTATCTGAGTGGCCCTGTTCGTGAAGTCATTCGACGTGGCAATGAAGTTAGCTATATCGAACCGGGAACAGAGCCTTTTACTATTCAGTCTGGCAGTATGGTTGCACCTGTTATTCCAATGATTAATCGAGATATCGAATCTCTTAATCAGTTCTACGACTTTGTAAAAGTTGGACGTTCTCGTGAGGCGGGCAGCACCACTCAAGTCCTACGTGTCGTGCCGAAAGACGGCCTTCGTTACTCTTACGTGGTTTGGGTTGATGAAAAAACGAGCCTTCCATTGCGTGCAGACCTTCTTGACCGTGATGGCGAAGTGCTTGAACAGTACCGCACCATCTCTTTCGTGGTGAGTGACAAGATTGCCGAGGCTATGGGAGGCTTGAATCAAGCTCAGTTACCTAAGGTTCTATCACTGCCAGAAGGTCTTGTGAGCGAAACTAACTGGCAAGCTGCCTGGATTCCGGAAGGGTTTAAGTCAAAAGAGCTTAGTCGTTATCAAATGGCAGCGACCGATAAAATGGTCGAAAGTCAGCTGTTTAGTGATGGGTTGTTTAGCTTTTCTGTGTATATCGCCGATAAAGATGAGCATTCATTGAAAGGGCAATTGGTACGCCAAGGGCGCAGAACCTTACACAGCTTAGTGATTGGCGATAAAGAAATCTCTGTCGTTGGTGATATTCCGCCAGCAACCGCCAAACGTGTAGCTCAATCTGTGACGTTCAACAAACAGGTGTCAACGCAATGA
- a CDS encoding SoxR reducing system RseC family protein has translation MMTALATVSSVERTGKQYFVQLSCEQQTSCSSCSSQKSCGTGIVTKAVGNKSLFWQLKTKSLVKAGQIVEIGFPEKSLLQSAAIVYLIPLFMLMIGAGFGQLLLQPLLQGGEGIVILSAALFTAGGIALAKRLAKPMEDKSKQEVVLIRILGESLV, from the coding sequence ATGATGACCGCGTTAGCGACCGTTAGCTCGGTCGAACGAACAGGTAAGCAATATTTTGTTCAGCTGAGCTGTGAACAACAAACTAGTTGTAGCAGTTGCTCTTCTCAAAAAAGCTGCGGCACGGGTATTGTGACTAAGGCTGTTGGCAATAAATCTTTGTTTTGGCAGCTTAAAACCAAAAGTTTAGTCAAAGCAGGACAAATTGTAGAAATTGGCTTTCCAGAAAAAAGCCTACTTCAGTCGGCTGCGATCGTTTATCTCATCCCACTTTTCATGTTGATGATTGGTGCTGGTTTTGGACAACTCTTGTTACAACCCTTGCTCCAAGGGGGCGAGGGGATAGTCATACTCAGTGCAGCGCTGTTTACTGCTGGTGGGATTGCCTTAGCGAAGCGGTTGGCCAAACCTATGGAAGACAAATCCAAGCAAGAAGTCGTATTGATTCGAATTCTAGGTGAGTCTCTCGTCTAA
- the acpS gene encoding holo-ACP synthase, whose translation MAVVGLGTDIAEIERVEKALSRSGDAFAQRILTDSEFEVFQQLKQKGRYLAKRFAAKEAASKALGTGIALGVTFHDFEVSNDEHGKPVLSLHKKAREIAEASGTKSIHLTISDERHYAVATVLLES comes from the coding sequence ATGGCTGTTGTTGGATTAGGTACAGATATCGCAGAAATTGAACGTGTCGAAAAGGCCTTGTCGAGAAGTGGTGACGCTTTCGCACAGCGAATTTTGACGGATTCTGAGTTTGAAGTATTTCAGCAACTCAAGCAGAAAGGGCGTTATCTTGCGAAGCGTTTTGCGGCAAAAGAAGCTGCATCTAAGGCGTTAGGCACCGGCATCGCGCTTGGTGTGACCTTTCACGACTTTGAGGTTTCTAATGATGAGCATGGCAAGCCCGTATTGAGTCTGCATAAAAAAGCACGTGAAATTGCGGAAGCAAGTGGAACCAAGTCGATCCATCTGACTATTTCCGATGAGCGGCATTATGCAGTAGCAACGGTCTTACTCGAATCATAA
- the era gene encoding GTPase Era: MSDNNQDFDIDAFFSSDSKKTGLPENQHCGFIAIVGRPNVGKSTLLNHILGQKISITSRKPQTTRHRIMGVETEGDYQAIFVDTPGLHIEEKRAINRLMNRAANSSLSDVNLVFFLVDGTHWTEDDEMVLNKLRKTDFPVVLCINKVDNVQDRTDVMQHMMEVSKKMEFVDVVPISAKQGKNIDVLRKHVREHLPKATHHFPEEYVTDRSQRFMASEIIREKLMRFTGDELPYSVTVEIERFDYNPDNDGFHINALILVERTGQKKMVIGKAGEKIKTIGREARIDMEELFGRKVYLETWVKVKSGWADDERALRSLGYIDDL; encoded by the coding sequence ATGTCTGATAACAACCAAGATTTCGATATCGATGCATTCTTTTCATCTGATAGCAAAAAAACGGGCCTACCGGAAAACCAACACTGTGGCTTCATCGCTATTGTCGGTCGCCCAAACGTAGGTAAGTCGACGCTTCTGAACCATATTCTGGGACAGAAAATTTCTATTACATCACGTAAACCTCAGACGACACGTCACCGTATTATGGGCGTAGAAACTGAAGGTGATTACCAAGCGATTTTTGTTGATACTCCTGGACTTCATATTGAAGAAAAGCGTGCAATCAACCGCTTGATGAACCGTGCGGCGAATAGCTCACTGAGTGATGTGAACCTAGTATTCTTCCTTGTTGACGGTACACATTGGACTGAAGATGATGAAATGGTATTGAATAAGCTGAGAAAAACAGATTTCCCAGTGGTACTTTGTATTAACAAAGTAGATAACGTTCAAGACCGTACAGATGTAATGCAACACATGATGGAAGTCTCTAAGAAGATGGAATTCGTTGATGTTGTACCTATTTCGGCGAAGCAAGGTAAAAACATTGATGTACTGCGTAAGCACGTACGTGAGCATTTACCGAAAGCGACACATCACTTCCCTGAAGAGTATGTGACTGATCGCTCGCAACGTTTTATGGCATCTGAAATCATCCGTGAAAAGCTAATGCGCTTTACAGGTGATGAGCTACCTTATTCGGTGACGGTTGAAATCGAACGTTTTGATTACAACCCAGATAACGATGGTTTCCATATCAATGCACTGATTCTTGTTGAGCGTACTGGTCAGAAGAAAATGGTGATTGGTAAAGCGGGTGAGAAGATCAAGACGATTGGTCGTGAAGCGCGTATCGATATGGAAGAGCTATTCGGTCGTAAGGTTTACCTAGAGACTTGGGTCAAGGTTAAATCTGGTTGGGCTGATGATGAACGTGCACTTCGTTCACTAGGTTACATCGACGATCTATAA